The following proteins are co-located in the Calliphora vicina chromosome 2, idCalVici1.1, whole genome shotgun sequence genome:
- the LOC135950918 gene encoding neuroguidin isoform X1: MSPEVTDVKKLNKLQALDYDCEVQEQQDIPQAIQLLGEMNSNVKQVTDLVEGMLQRVKRGELTTEYGLSFLEVKYHMLLDYLINLTYVVLRKCSGETIEGDPSIERLIEIRTVLEKIRPIDYKLRYQIDKLVKTATTGVSSASDPILYKPNPENMLTNANGGEDDEDEDSEDDSEEEDDEDDGEKGVKKPKKAATAGKPGIYVPPKIKPVYYDGDDKAEDKEKKLIERAKKRAITSSMLQDLKEEYLDAPTEISSGSRAQQILSKAQKEKQEYEETYLTRLPITKAEKHRQRKLTTLGTLGDEILGEINRDASLRGDSLGGSSKKRKAKGGKGKKKAAKKRKFH; encoded by the exons GCTCTCGATTACGACTGTGAGGTACAGGAACAACAGGATATACCCCAGGCCATACAATTGCTGGGCGAAATGAACAGTAATGTGAAACAAGTAACAGACCTAGTCGAAGGTATGCTGCAACGTGTTAAACGCGGCGAATTGACCACAGAATATGGTTTGAGttttttggaagttaaataTCACATGCTGCTCGACTACCTTATCAATTTGACCTATGTGGTGTTGCGTAAATGTTCCGGCGAAACAATTGAAGGTGATCCATCCATAGAACGTTTAATAGAGATACGCACAGTGCTGGAGAAAATACGACCAATTGATTATAAATTGCGCTATCAAATAGATAAATTGGTGAAGACAGCCACAACGGGTGTATCCTCGGCCTCGGATCCTATTTTGTATAAG ccTAATCCTGAAAACATGTTAACTAATGCTAATGGAGGAGAGGATGATGAAGATGAGGATTCAGAGGACGATTCTGAGGAGGAAGACGATGAAGATGATGGGGAAAAGGGTGTTAAGAAACCTAAAAAGGCCGCCACAGCGGGCAAACCTGGTATTTATGTGCCGCCCAAGATTAAGCCTGTCTATTATGATGGCGACGACAAGGCTGAGGATAAGGAAAAGAAATTAATAGAAAGAGCCAAAAAACGTGCCATAAC TTCATCCATGTTGCAAGATTTGAAAGAAGAATATCTAGATGCTCCCACTGAAATCTCTTCGGGCTCCAGGGCCCAACAAATATTGTCCAAGGCTCAAAAGGAAAAACAAGAATATGAAGAAACCTACCTAACACGTCTGCCCATAACCAAAGCAGAAAAACATCGTCAACGTAAACTCACCACATTGG GTACCTTGGGCGATGAAATTTTGGGTGAAATTAACCGTGATGCCTCCCTACGTGGTGACTCTTTAGGAGGCTCGAGCAAAAAACGCAAAGCCAAGGGTGGTAAGGGCAAAAAGAAAGCTGCCAAGAAACGTAAATTCCATTAA
- the LOC135950918 gene encoding neuroguidin isoform X2, whose protein sequence is MVQALDYDCEVQEQQDIPQAIQLLGEMNSNVKQVTDLVEGMLQRVKRGELTTEYGLSFLEVKYHMLLDYLINLTYVVLRKCSGETIEGDPSIERLIEIRTVLEKIRPIDYKLRYQIDKLVKTATTGVSSASDPILYKPNPENMLTNANGGEDDEDEDSEDDSEEEDDEDDGEKGVKKPKKAATAGKPGIYVPPKIKPVYYDGDDKAEDKEKKLIERAKKRAITSSMLQDLKEEYLDAPTEISSGSRAQQILSKAQKEKQEYEETYLTRLPITKAEKHRQRKLTTLGTLGDEILGEINRDASLRGDSLGGSSKKRKAKGGKGKKKAAKKRKFH, encoded by the exons GCTCTCGATTACGACTGTGAGGTACAGGAACAACAGGATATACCCCAGGCCATACAATTGCTGGGCGAAATGAACAGTAATGTGAAACAAGTAACAGACCTAGTCGAAGGTATGCTGCAACGTGTTAAACGCGGCGAATTGACCACAGAATATGGTTTGAGttttttggaagttaaataTCACATGCTGCTCGACTACCTTATCAATTTGACCTATGTGGTGTTGCGTAAATGTTCCGGCGAAACAATTGAAGGTGATCCATCCATAGAACGTTTAATAGAGATACGCACAGTGCTGGAGAAAATACGACCAATTGATTATAAATTGCGCTATCAAATAGATAAATTGGTGAAGACAGCCACAACGGGTGTATCCTCGGCCTCGGATCCTATTTTGTATAAG ccTAATCCTGAAAACATGTTAACTAATGCTAATGGAGGAGAGGATGATGAAGATGAGGATTCAGAGGACGATTCTGAGGAGGAAGACGATGAAGATGATGGGGAAAAGGGTGTTAAGAAACCTAAAAAGGCCGCCACAGCGGGCAAACCTGGTATTTATGTGCCGCCCAAGATTAAGCCTGTCTATTATGATGGCGACGACAAGGCTGAGGATAAGGAAAAGAAATTAATAGAAAGAGCCAAAAAACGTGCCATAAC TTCATCCATGTTGCAAGATTTGAAAGAAGAATATCTAGATGCTCCCACTGAAATCTCTTCGGGCTCCAGGGCCCAACAAATATTGTCCAAGGCTCAAAAGGAAAAACAAGAATATGAAGAAACCTACCTAACACGTCTGCCCATAACCAAAGCAGAAAAACATCGTCAACGTAAACTCACCACATTGG GTACCTTGGGCGATGAAATTTTGGGTGAAATTAACCGTGATGCCTCCCTACGTGGTGACTCTTTAGGAGGCTCGAGCAAAAAACGCAAAGCCAAGGGTGGTAAGGGCAAAAAGAAAGCTGCCAAGAAACGTAAATTCCATTAA
- the obst-E gene encoding protein obstructor-E isoform X1: MAKIIISAVVCLAMFGSMALAAGPCPQANGTYPVSGSCDEYIECRNGVATQQACPDGLLYNEKSSGYPCGYPIEVECSQGQARLQSAQATEECPHQFGYYRMGDSKNCGQFKNCASGRGYVLDCPDGLAYNPETYRCDWPDQVEDCDAEAFLGFKCPALPARSADLGEPEEEYIFYPNPNNCQQYYLCIEGRPRRISCGEDQAFNEELKQCGDIEEVSTCSADIKQRGVEIKNARLASAQARAAQKKRL; the protein is encoded by the exons atggcaaaaattattattagtgCTGTTGTGTGTTTAGCCATGTTTGGCTCAATGG CCTTGGCCGCCGGTCCTTGCCCCCAAGCTAATGGCACTTATCCTGTTTCCGGATCTTGTGATGAATACATTGAATGTCGTAATGGAGTGGCCACACAACAAGCGTGTCCCGATGGTTTATTGTACAATGAAAAATCAAGTGGTTATCCCTGTGGCTATCCCATCGAAGTAGAGTGCTCTCAAGGCCAGGCCCGTTTGCAATCAGCCCAAGCTACTGAGGAGTGCCCTCATCAATTTGGCTACTATCGTATGGGTGATTCTAAGAACTGTGGTCAATTCAAGAACTGTGCTTCTGGTCGTGGTTATGTCCTCGATTGTCCCGATGGTTTGGCTTATAACCCAGAGACCTACAGATGTGACTGGCCCGATCAGGTTGAAGATTGTGATGCTGAAGCTTTCTTGGGTTTCAAGTGTCCCGCTTTGCCAGCCAGATCTGCTGATTTGGGTGAACCCGAAGAAGAGTACATATTCTATCCCAATCCCAACAATTGCCAACAATACTACTTGTGCATTGAAGGACGTCCCAGGCGTATTTCCTGCGGCGAAGATCAAGCTTTCAATGAAGAATTGAAACAATGTGGCGATATTGAAGAAGTTAGCACCTGTAGTGCTGATATCAAGCAACGTGGTGTTGAGATTAAGAATGCCCGTTTGGCTTCTGCCCAAGCTAGAGCTGCCCAAAAGAAGCGTCTTTAA
- the obst-E gene encoding protein obstructor-E isoform X2: MAKIIISAVVCLAMFGSMALAFTCPDKDGRFASEEQCDAYIQCTQGVAEEKLCPDGLVFQQRSKTAGDCTYAPFASCKERARLQPANATEECPRQFGFYPTENNANCGVYRNCAHGVSTLTKCPEGLAFNVDSYQCDWPDLVQDCNAEAFLGFTCPPPELVDGVQVNVDVTPEGELQYFPHPNSCKKYFVCVNGHPRLYNCGRYLAFNPDTKLCDFYRNIPDCYSRLKEKKERKN, translated from the exons atggcaaaaattattattagtgCTGTTGTGTGTTTAGCCATGTTTGGCTCAATGG ctTTAGCCTTTACCTGCCCCGATAAAGATGGCCGTTTTGCCTCAGAGGAACAATGTGATGCCTACATCCAATGCACGCAAGGTGTAGCCGAAGAAAAACTCTGCCCCGATGGTTTGGTCTTCCAACAACGTTCCAAAACTGCCGGTGATTGTACCTATGCTCCCTTTGCCTCCTGCAAGGAGAGAGCACGCCTTCAACCTGCCAATGCCACCGAAGAATGCCCCCGCCAATTCGGTTTCTATCCCACTGAGAATAACGCCAACTGTGGTGTTTATCGTAACTGTGCTCATGGTGTCTCTACACTCACCAAATGTCCCGAAGGTTTAGCTTTCAATGTTGACAGCTACCAATGTGATTGGCCCGATCTAGTCCAGGATTGTAATGCTGAAGCTTTCTTAGGTTTCACTTGCCCTCCTCCAGAGCTTGTCGATGGTGTTCAAGTGAATGTGGATGTTACACCCGAAGGTGAATTGCAATATTTCCCTCATCCCAACAGCTGTAAGAAATACTTCGTGTGTGTCAATGGTCATCCTCGTTTGTATAATTGTGGCCGTTATTTGGCTTTCAATCCCGATACCAAATTGTGTGATTTCTATCGTAATATTCCTGACTGCTATTCTCGTTTGAAGGAGAAGAAGGAAAGAAAGAACTAA